From Trichomycterus rosablanca isolate fTriRos1 chromosome 18, fTriRos1.hap1, whole genome shotgun sequence, the proteins below share one genomic window:
- the ccl19b gene encoding C-C motif chemokine 19b, whose protein sequence is MARNSMMVQTTPALLLLVLIFFTWNYPAAASDGAADCCLTIGPKKIPRNMVKSYYIQTQGMGCRVSATVFVTKKDKKLCAPPATKNNWVQKLIHKMNGKPRRRSKGRKQ, encoded by the exons ATGGCGAGGAACAGCATGATGGTGCAGACAACTCCTGCCTTACTGCTGCTGGTACTGATCTTCTTCACCTGGAACTACCCAGCAGCAG CCTCGGATGGAGCAGCGGACTGCTGTCTTACCATCGGACCCAAGAAAATCCCCCGAAATATGGTGAAGTCCTACTACATCCAGACTCAGGGGATGGGCTGCAGGGTGTCGGCCACAGT GTTTGTCACCAAAAAGGACAAGAAACTGTGCGCCCCTCCAGCCACAAAGAACAACTGGGTTCAAAAACTGATCCATAAAATGAATGGAAAGCCCAGGAGAAGATCTAAAG GCAGGAAGCAGTAG
- the pigo gene encoding GPI ethanolamine phosphate transferase 3: MKRLSILALLLWICSVFYVGIFLFVGGFLLVRLEVNRTSTCEDVLLPGAERTPDLCPKEPRFRRAVVLIVDALKADFTRYDPGNPSPRAFENKLPVLDEMTTSRPSQSRLFTFRADPPTTTMQRIKGFTTGSLPTFIDVGNNFASSAVLEDNLVHQLGQAGKRVVFMGDDTWDSLFPKKFHRSLPFPSFNVKDLHTVDNGILQNIFPTMEGDDWDVLIAHFLGVDHCGHRFGPDHPAMAEKLTQMDGVIRSVIDHLQNDTLLLVMGDHGMTDTGDHGGESQKETDAGLFLYSGSPVFPEPGSQVEPEVVPQTDLVPTLALLLGVPIPYSNVGQVLLPLFPLSSSTGAPTGLSQVEALWINVKQVNRFLETYSAMANDIPGDSLSRLRAHFSRLSSQYLSSAHDGAPAPPELTASMQEYLTSVRETCRASWARFNPLKMVAGLLILGVACVLCYVVSELSYAVLQDAVLKTPVLAGLAMGGALAAGQILSSGRVEPSWCLGAAAMFSEALFLWRARKVCPRGKVSPWHLLAPPLLILLLRCASLLSDSYVIYEGQVVTFLLFTLGLYVPLRLNWDGSLAPAPPPDAQKPPGITAPPLLPSSVVRRESGALLVCVGILSGSLYLSSSFHSCREEQGACQPSPFLTALSRLQDSRMRNLHYALSLASLSAWAFLLHRWLRHYGNLNCASVAVFTARFLLPLASVCTGLHWAVSATPEDTFRNLAELISLAQVVLPRLTFGLLGLGVLLLWLDPLMVFLQTRAPTNSRSTAVPAPRYRASTGISPQAELHHLIPQLYQRIRRSLEDGGAEAARADDRPAVEAYGLGTVYSAPLVMLCGLMGLGLLLLHSEGIALVFLLLLLQAGAILHVHAASSTLSNQSNQTSGFSVPWVPVVLWSLAASQFFHATGHLPTFPSIQWGSAFVGFPQGHTGTVLPASLVTLNTFASHIMFAVSCPLLLLWPFVREQRGTRTGRLAGGEDGDEVAMEMRLQENPQHFGSALLQLAARYLFVSGAQVLASVCAAAILRRHLMVWKVFAPKLMFEASGFVVGSVFVLVGVALVLRTDVAVARLFHKLRLENSR; this comes from the exons ATGAAGAGACTCTCCATCCTGGCGCTTCTCCTCTGGATCTGCTCTGTGTTCTATGTGGGTATTTTCCTTTTCGTGGGCGGCTTCCTCCTGGTACGGCTGGAGGTGAACCGGACCAGCACCTGCGAGGACGTCCTGCTTCCAGGAGCCGAGCGGACGCCAGATCTCTGTCCGAAAGAGCCGCGCTTTCGCAGGGCCGTCGTCCTCATCGTGGACGCCCTGAAGGCCGACTTCACCCGCTACGACCCGGGGAACCCGTCGCCCAGAGCGTTCGAGAACAAGCTGCCCGTGCTGGATGAGATGACCACGTCGCGGCCGTCCCAGTCCAGGCTGTTCACCTTCAGAGCGGAtccacccaccaccaccatgcagaGGATCAAGGGTTTCACCACCGGATCCCTGCCCACCTTCATCGACGTGGGGAACAACTTCGCCTCGAGCGCCGTGCTGGAGGATAATCTGGTGCACCAGCTTGGGCAGGCAG GTAAGCGAGTGGTCTTTATGGGCGACGACACCTGGGACAGTCTCTTCCCCAAGAAGTTCCACCGCTCCCTTCCGTTCCCCTCCTTTAACGTGAAGGACCTGCACACCGTGGACAACGGAATCCTGCAGAACATCTTCCCAACCA TGGAGGGAGACGACTGGGATGTGCTGATCGCTCACTTCCTGGGAGTCGATCACTGCGGGCACAGGTTCGGCCCCGACCATCCCGCCATGGCCGAGAAGCTCACGCAGATGGACGGAGTCATCAG ATCAGTGATCGATCACCTGCAGAACGACACCCTGCTGTTGGTGATGGGGGATCACGGCATGACGGACACTGGCGATCACGGAGGAGAGAGTCAGAAGGAGACCGATGCTGGGCTGTTCCTTTACAGCGGCTCCCCGGTGTTCCCCGAACCCGGTTCCCAG GTGGAACCGGAGGTCGTGCCTCAGACCGATCTGGTACCTACACTGGCTCTGCTGCTTGGGGTTCCCATCCCGTACAGTAACGTGGGTCAAGTTCTACTGCCCCTTTTCCCTCTCAGCAGCTCCACGGGTGCACCTACAGGTCTCAGCCAGGTGGAGGCGCTGTGGATCAACGTCAAACAG GTAAACCGCTTCCTGGAGACCTACTCGGCGATGGCCAACGACATCCCGGGTGACAGTCTATCCCGCCTGCGCGCTCACTTCTCCCGGCTGTCGTCTCAGTACCTGAGTTCAGCACACGATGGCGCTCCCGCCCCTCCTGAACTTACTGCCTCCATGCAGGAGTACCTAACGTCCGTCAGGGAGACGTGCCGCGCCTCGTGGGCGCGCTTTAACCCTCTGAAGATGGTGGCCGGTCTGCTCATCCTGGGCGTCGCGTGCGTCCTGTGCTACGTCGTCTCCGAACTGTCCTACGCGGTCCTCCAGGACGCCGTGCTGAAGACTCCTGTGCTTGCCGGGCTGGCGATGGGTGGTGCCCTAGCCGCGGGTCAGATTCTCTCCTCGGGCCGCGTGGAGCCGTCGTGGTGTCTGGGTGCCGCAGCGATGTTTTCCGAAGCGCTTTTCCTGTGGAGGGCTCGGAAAGTGTGCCCACGTGGCAAGGTGTCTCCTTGGCACCTCTTGGCTCCGCCGCTGCTCATCCTGCTCCTGCGCTGCGCCTCGTTGCTGTCGGATAGCTACGTCATTTACGAAGGGCAAGTCGTTACGTTCTTGCTCTTCACGTTGGGTCTGTACGTCCCACTTCGCCTCAACTGGGACGGATCGCTGGCGCCCGCACCCCCCCCAGATGCTCAGAAGCCTCCTGGGATCACGGCGCCGCCTTTGCTGCCGAGCTCCGTAGTCCGACGGGAGAGCGGCGCCCTGCTTGTTTGCGTGGGCATCCTGTCCGGGAGCCTCTATCTGTCCTCATCGTTTCACAGCTGCAGGGAGGAACAGGGCGCCTGCCAGCCCTCGCCCTTCCTGACGGCACTTTCCAGGCTTCAGGACAGCCGTATGCGCAACTTGCACTACGCCCTCTCCCTGGCGTCGCTTTCCGCGTGGGCGTTTCTGCTACACCGCTGGTTGAGGCACTACGGAAACCTGAACTGCGCCAGCGTGGCCGTGTTCACGGCGCGCTTCCTGCTTCCCCTGGCGTCCGTCTGCACGGGCCTGCACTGGGCGGTCAGCGCCACCCCTGAGGACACCTTCAGGAACCTGGCAGAGCTGATCAGCCTAGCGCAGGTCGTCCTGCCGCGCCTCACTTTCGGACTCCTGGGCCTCGGCGTGCTGCTGCTCTGGCTCGACCCGCTCATGGTGTTTCTGCAAACGCGGGCGCCCACGAATTCCCGCAGTACCGCTGTTCCCGCTCCGAGGTACCGAGCCAGCACCGGGATCAGCCCACAAGCCGAGCTTCACCACCTCATACCGCAGTTGTACCAGCGCATACGCAGATCTCTGGAGGACGGAGGGGCCGAAGCGGCCAGGGCGGACGACCGGCCCGCCGTGGAGGCGTACGGTCTGGGGACCGTCTACTCGGCCCCCCTGGTGATGCTGTGCGGACTGATGGGTCTCGGGCTGCTCCTGCTGCACTCGGAGGGCATCGCACTGGTGTTCCTGTTGCTGTTACTGCAGGCCGGAGCGATTCTGCACGTCCACGCTGCGTCCAGCACCCTGTCCAACCAGTCCAACCAAACCA GTGGGTTTAGCGTCCCGTGGGTTCCGGTGGTTTTATGGTCTCTGGCTGCCTCTCAGTTCTTCCATGCCACGGGTCACCTCCCGACCTTCCCGTCCATCCAGTGGGGCTCTGCGTTCGTGGGCTTCCCTCAGGGCCACACGGGCACCGTGCTGCCCGCCTCGCTCGTCACCCTGAATACCTTCGCCTCACACATCATGTTTGCAG tCAGCTGCCCGTTGCTGCTCTTATGGCCGTTCGTCCGCGAGCAGCGCGGGACTCGGACCGGCCGCTTGGCCGGAGGAGAGGATGGGGACGAGGTTGCCATGGAGATGCGGCTGCAAGAGAACCCGCAGCACTTCGGTTCGGCTTTACTGCAGCTGGCGGCGCGTTACCTGTTCGTTTCCGGTGCACAG gtcctGGCGTCAGTGTGCGCTGCGGCCATCCTGAGGAGGCACCTCATGGTGTGGAAAGTATTCGCACCCAA gttgaTGTTCGAGGCCAGCGGGTTtgtcgtgggcagcgtcttcgTCCTGGTCGGGGTCGCCCTGGTTTTAAGAACCGATGTAGCCGTGGCTCGACTATTTCACAAACTCCGCCTGGAAAATTCCAGGTAG